DNA sequence from the Cohnella herbarum genome:
TCCGTCTTGTAGAACGCGCCTTTGCCCGGCTTGTCGATAATCGCTTCGTCTTCAAGCGGCGCTAACTCCGCGACGATCGCGTGACCCTGCTCCCCGCGAATCAAGATTCGGCCCATCGGACCTTCGTCCCCGATTCCCGCTCCCATCCTCTTGCTCCGCTCGAGCTTAGCCGGCGGGCAATCGGACAGATCCGGCAGATGTCCTTCCCGCGTATGAACGATCAGGATACCTGCATCGCGGGCAACTTGAAGCAGCTTCTGAATGACGGGGATAATCGCTCGAGTAGGCGTGATGTCGTTGCCGAGCTTTTCCCCGAATCCGCCAGCCGAGCAGAAATCGTTCTGCATGTCGATGACGACTAGCGCCGTTCGTACCGGGTCAAAATCAAACGCATAAGGAAGAGCCTCCCTCACCGTCTTCATCTGGCATCCCTCTCCCTCTCCCTCTTCCCTATCCTTCCTACTTTCCGCCTTGCAACTGCCGTTCGGTCGGAATCGGTACCTTCGTCGTTTCGAAGAATCGATTACCAGGTGCTTGCTCCTCTACTGGTAGGAAGATGCTAATCTGCTCCGTCGGCACCGTATCGTCGTTGGCAACCGAATGGACGACTCCCGCAGGCACAAGAAACGTATCCCCTGCCGCGTAAGATTTCCACTCCCCGTTACATAGCAGCCGTACTTTGCCTACCGTAATATGAATGATCTCCGCTACATTATGATAATGAGGAAGAACGGCGCCGCCGACGCCGATCTTCTCCCATAATACCGAGCTAGCCCGTACCCCCATCTCGTCCGCATCGGCAGCCGACAGAATCTCGCGATGATAGAGGGCGACGTGATCCGGCATCGGCGACCATTCCATCGCTTCCGCCGTTTTCACCGTTGTGTGTTTTTCCGTCATGATTCCCGTACCCTCCCTGCATATTTACGCACCGGCTTCGGATACCCTTCCGATGTCCCGTCTTTTACGACAACCTCGTCTTCCCAAGGCAATCTATAGCGCTCGTTCACTAAATCTTTCATGTACGTGTACGGACAATCTCCCGCGCCGCCATCTACCGCAACGTACCCGCGGTGCGCAAACTGATACATATTGTTCTCCACGCCCCATAGGCGCCGCGCTTCGCGGACAAGCGACGGACGAACCTCTCCCGCGACGATCTCGTCCGGCCTGCCTCCGCCCGTAACGAGCGGTACGCCGTCGAAACCGACGATCATCGCTTCGCCCATCGAATCGAACGTGCCGTCGCTCCCGCTCATGCACACCGACGCGGTATACATGAGATTGCAAAAGGCGTTCGCTTGATTCGTGATTTGCCAAGAGTGGCGAATCGGCGCGGTGTATCCAGCCGTGCGAATCATAATATCCGCGCCGATATACGCGCACTCCCTAGCCATCTCCGGGAACATTCCATCGTGACAAATAATAAGAGCGAGTTTACTTCCGTTAGGCCCGTCACATACCGGAATACCGAGATCTCCGGGCTCCCAAGGCTCAACCGGAACCCAAGGATGCAGCTTGCGATAATTCAGCTTGATCTCGCCCTGATCGTCAATAATAAGTCCCGTATTGTATGGGTTGCCGTTCGGGTTCGCCTCCATGATCGAAAAGCAACCCCAAATCCGGTTGTCCCGGCAAGCTTGACGGAAAGCCTCAACCTCCAGACCGTCGACCCGGCACATAATGGCCGGATCCGTATTCATCGACAGGCCATGCAACGAGTATTCCGGGAACACGACGAGATCCATGTTACGCAATCCGCGCTTAGCCTTCGCCGTTAGTTCTACGATTCTCCGAGTCTGCTCC
Encoded proteins:
- a CDS encoding cupin domain-containing protein, which gives rise to MTEKHTTVKTAEAMEWSPMPDHVALYHREILSAADADEMGVRASSVLWEKIGVGGAVLPHYHNVAEIIHITVGKVRLLCNGEWKSYAAGDTFLVPAGVVHSVANDDTVPTEQISIFLPVEEQAPGNRFFETTKVPIPTERQLQGGK
- a CDS encoding formamidase, which produces MSGLGGLNKSPDGVVIGLVQMKLPVVETPAQLEEQTRRIVELTAKAKRGLRNMDLVVFPEYSLHGLSMNTDPAIMCRVDGLEVEAFRQACRDNRIWGCFSIMEANPNGNPYNTGLIIDDQGEIKLNYRKLHPWVPVEPWEPGDLGIPVCDGPNGSKLALIICHDGMFPEMARECAYIGADIMIRTAGYTAPIRHSWQITNQANAFCNLMYTASVCMSGSDGTFDSMGEAMIVGFDGVPLVTGGGRPDEIVAGEVRPSLVREARRLWGVENNMYQFAHRGYVAVDGGAGDCPYTYMKDLVNERYRLPWEDEVVVKDGTSEGYPKPVRKYAGRVRES
- a CDS encoding cysteine hydrolase family protein, translating into MKTVREALPYAFDFDPVRTALVVIDMQNDFCSAGGFGEKLGNDITPTRAIIPVIQKLLQVARDAGILIVHTREGHLPDLSDCPPAKLERSKRMGAGIGDEGPMGRILIRGEQGHAIVAELAPLEDEAIIDKPGKGAFYKTELEHLLERNGIESLVLCGVTTHVCVHTTLREANDRGYRCLVLEDATAAFDQSDHQAAIHMVRQQGGIFGWTSGAESLIAVIER